GGAAGGACGCCGAGCAGGTGATGCGCGCCGTTTTGCGGATGGGGATCGTTCCGGAGGGTAGGTCCTTGACCCCTCTCCGCCGGGACATAGAGCGTTTGCAGCAGAAGTACTACGAGGTGCCCCTCGGCCAGATCAACGTGGCCGAGTCGTTCGAGGATCTCCTGCGGGTTGCGTACCGGCACCGCATTGCACTGCCGGCCGAAATCACTCTCGTCATTAAGACCCTCGTAACCCTTGACGGCGTGGTCAAGATGCTCGACCCGGTGGTCAGTATCGTCGACATCGCCCGCCCCCTGGGCCGGCACCTGGTCTCGGAGCGCTTTACGGCCGGGGGTATCCGCCGCACCTTTGAGGAAAAGCTGCCGGTCTACGCCGACATCCTCGCGGACATGCCCCAGCAGGTCCACCACCTGCTGGAACAGGCCGGACGAGGGGGGTTGAGGGTACGCCTTGAGAACCCGGCGGCGGACCGCCTGGCCGGGGAGATCTCCCGGTTCGGGCGGCGCCTGTCACTGGGCCTGGTGGCCGGCGCGTTGATCCTGGCCGCGCCCCTCATGGGCGCCGGACGTCTCCGGCTTTTCGGCGTCGACCCGGCTGCTCCCTGCCTGGCGGCCGGCCTGGCCCTGGCCATCTTCCTGATCTTCGCTGCGTTCCGGCGCCGGTAAGTGTAGTTTTGCCCCTTCCTAAACATACTAGGGCTTGAAGATAAGGAGGGGGATAATGTCCGATACAGGATACCCTTGGATAGGGTTCACAAGCTACATGGATAACACCCCGCCCGGGCTGGAGCCCGATGGGGAAGAATTTGACCCGGATGCGGGGGAACCGCAGGCCGAGCCCGGTCCGGGGGATAAAGCGCCCGGCCCGCGGCGGATGAGGGCTTCGCGCGGGTTGGGGGTGAGTGCCGCGGCAGGGACCACAAGCAAGATTCACTCCCTGGTGATCATCGGGCAGGTGGAGGGCCACATTGTCCTTCCGCAGCAGAACAAGACGACGAAGTACGAACATGTGCTGCCGCAACTCGTGGCGCTGGAGCAGAATCCGGCCGTCGAGGGGGTGCTGATCATGCTCAACACCGTTGGCGGGGACGTTGAGGCCGGCCTGGCCATTGCCGAAATGATCGCCTCGATGAGCAAGCCGACCGTTTCCATCGTCCTCGGCGGAGGACACAGTATCGGCACCCCGATCGCGGTCGCCGCTCAGTACTCCTTCATCGCCGAGACGGCCAGCATGACCATTCATCCCATCCGCATCACCGGCCAAATCCTTACCGTCCCACAGACCTTCGAGTACCTGGAGAAGATGCAGGACCGGGTGGTGCGCTTCGTGGTCAAGCACTCGCGGATCACCGAAGAGCGTTTCCGGGAGCTAATGTTCCGCACCGGCGAGCTGGCCCGTGACATCGGCACGGTCTTGATCGGGAAGGACGCCGTCGACTGCGGCCTCATCGACGAGGTCGGGGCGGTGGGGTCGGCCCTCAACAAGCTGAAGCAGATGATCGAGGTGAAGCGTCTGCGGCAGCCTGCGCCGCCTTCCCGCCCCGTGACACCGTCCGGCCCGCCGTCCCCCGTGTCCCCGGGAGCACCCGCGGAGGGAGGGCCGGTGCAGTGATTCTCTATACCGTTCTGGACATGGGAAGCGTTATGGAGGACCAGGGGGCCGGAACGACGACGGCGGAAAACGCCGTAGTCGGCGGGGTTCCCGTAATATTACGCCGTACCGGCGACGGATCAGCCTTTATCGAACGCGTGATGAGTACCGATCCGCAGGACTTTCTCCGTCCCGAGCTGTCCCCGGGGACGCCCGTTGTCTTTAATCAAGGAACAGCCGTACCGCCGGGGGAGGCGCAGGAGTGAAACGCATCCCTCCGGCGGGGATGCGTCGCGTTTAGGGCGCCTGTTTTACGCCGGTGGACGGCCGCCACCCCTTCTGGAACAAATCACCGAAGGATTCCTCTTGACGACTCCCGGCGAGGGTGATATGGTTTCCCTAGAATACCCCTACCGGTATGGGTAATTACGCTTGGATGGAGGGAAACCAATGCCGCGCCAATGGTCCTGGGTAGCGGCCGGGATTGTTCTCGGCCTGTGGAACATCCTCATCTTCGTCTCCGGTAACCACCTGGGTACGACCACAGCCTATGCGCAAACCACGGGTTACCTCACGCAGTTTTTCTTCCCCAGCCTCGTACCTGCCGACGCCTGGACCTCGGGTACCTGTGGGGGTACCACCGGACTGCAGGTCGGGTGGCAATGGCTCCTGGTCCTGGGAGTCTTTCTGGGCGCCCTCGGCGGCCGCGTTCTGCACCGCGGCGGCGGCCCCGTGGAGGATATCCCGAAGATGTGGGCCTCGCGGTTCGGCCACCGGCCGGGGCTGCGCTATGCCCACGCCTTTCTCGGGGGAATGCTGCTCCTGTTCGGCGCACGGATCGCCGGGGGCTGCACCTCCAGCCACATCATCGGCGGGATGAGCGAGATGGCCTTGAGCGGCGTGTTCTTCGCGGCGGCGGTGTTTGCCGCGGGGATACCGACGGCAGTGGCGCTCTATCGCAGGGGAGGGGCGGTCTAAGATGGAGTCTGTTCTCGCGGTAGTCTTTGGTATCGGTTTCGGTTACATCCTGCAACGGGTGGGGGCCCTGGATTACCACAATATCCTGAACGCCTTGCGCCTGAGGGACCTCACCATTCCGAAGTTTATGCTCCTTTCGGTGGCCATCACCGCCGTAGGGGTCTTCACCCTGCGTGCCGGCGGGCTGGTGGCGCTGGACCTGATCACGGCGAATCCGGTGGGGAATGTCCTCGGGGGATTGATCTTCGGTGTTGGATTCGCCCTGGCCGGGTATTGCCCGGGAACCAGTATCGGGGCGATGGCCGAGGGGAAGCGCGACGCTCGCTGGGTCGTCGCCGGCGGGCTGGTCGGCGTCCTGGCGTATGCCCTGCTGCAGAAATGGATCACCCCCTGGCTGGCCGGCTTCGCCCTTGGTAAGATCAGCCTGGTGGACTACCTGCCGGTCAACCCGCTGGTGGCCGTCGTAGGCTACAGCCTGGCCCTGGCGCTGGCTGTTTATGTGATGGACGCCTGGGAACGTGCGCGGGTCACCCCGGGGCGGGCTGCGGCTGAAAGGGATGGTGCCGGGCTGCCCGGGGGGTGCTTGGACCCGAGCGCTCTACGGTCTGAGAGAGTTTTGAACGACTAACTGGGAAAGGAAAGGTGCCGATGACAATGAACAACGCGCAGAAGGCATTGTTGGCGGTGGGCCTGGCCATCGTACTCTTTCTCGGGCTGGCCACCGGCTTTCATTGGACGGGGGTCGGCGCAGCGGGGGGCGTCTCCGTGAGCGATGCCGTAGTGCAGTACTACGAGCGGATGCCCGACGACATATACAAGATCCCGGTCCCTGATCTGAAGGCGGCCCTGGACGCCGGCGGAAAGGGCCTCTACATCGTGGACATCAGGGAACACAAGGACTTCGTGCAGGGACACATTCCGGGGGCACATAACATTCCGTTTAAGGAAGTGGGGCGCAGGTTGAACGAACTGCCCAGGAACCAGCGGATCATCGTCTATTGCTATACGGGCCAGACCGGGGGGCAGACGGTGGCCGCCCTCACTATCGCGGGCTTCGATGCGCGGTCGCTTAATGGAGGCATGAACAACGGGTGGGCGGCCGCGAATCTCCCCACGGAAGCGGGGGAGTAGAGGGCCTTCAGGCACAGGAGAGGGGCGCATTCGTGAACGGGTGCGCCCCTTGGCATTGATATGGTTATGGTTTTTCGTCATCTTTTCTTTCGCCTAATTGGAAGCCGGATAAGGCCCTACGGGCCCCGGCCCTTGAGGCGTAGTAGACCACGAGGGCGACAACCGCGAGGGGAACCAGCATCGTGAGCAACATATACAAAGAAAATAGGAAAGTATTCGTTTCCATGGGCATGGGTTTACTCACCTCCGTCCTTAGTGTGCGCAGACTGGAACCATTCTACGCCTTACCCCGCTGTGCGGCCCGGGACCCGAAAGAGGACTCGAGGCGCTGCAGCAGCTCGTCGCCGTCGAATCCGCCCCGGCGCGAGGCAAAACGCAGGCGGCCGCGCTTGACCATCCCCCGCACCTCTTCGGGAACGGCCAGACAGCGGCCGTGCGGAACCCAGATGATGAAGCGCCCGCAGGACGCCTCGAGATAAGCACGTTCCTCATCGGTAAGGGCGGTGACGGGAAGAAAAGTGCCGTCGGGAAGACGGACACACTCCCGCTCGTTGAAGGAATCCCATTGGGTCTGACCGGTGTTCTTCCGCACGGGGCACTCCTCCTTACTGCCGGTGTGTCTCCCTTCCACGGCGGGCCGGCAATTCCTGCCTCATTCGGCGATTTGCGGTCCGTCCCTGACCGTGTCGTGCTATAATATCCGGGAGTGCAGTAGGGGGAGAGTGAAAACGGTTTGGAGATCGTACAGGCGGTAGTGCTTGGTGTGGTTCAGGGCCTTGGGGAGTTCCTTCCCATTTCCAGTTCGGCCCATCTTGTGCTCACGCCATGGCTGCTGGGCTGGAATGACCCCGGGCTGGCCTTCGACGTCGCATTGCACCTGGGAACGCTTGTGGCCGTAGTGGCTTTCTTCTGGCGGGACTGGGCTTTGCTCCTCTTTGAAGGGCTGCATGGAGGCAGGACGCGGGAGGGGCGGCTCTTTTGGTACCTGGTGGTGGCCACCGTTCCCGGGGCGCTGGCCGGTTACTTCCTGGAGGAACAGGCGGCGACTGTTTTCCGGGCACCGCTGTTGGTCGGGAGCCTCCTGATCATCATGGGCGTCGTGCTCTGGGCCTCCGACCGCTTTGCCGCAAGCTTCCGGAAGTTACACGACGTACGGCTTGGTACCGCGCTGTTCATCGGCCTGTGCCAGGCCCTGGCCGTCATTCCGGGTGTATCACGGTCGGGGGCGACAATCATGGCGGCCCGGCTGGCGGGGTTGGAACGCGAGCCGGCGGCACGGTTTTCGTTTCTGCTTTCGACACCCATTATTCTAGGCGCCGCCCTTTATCAGCTGCGGGACATCAGCCCGGCGGATTTGACCGTTCCCTTCCTGGCCGGGGTCGGCACCTCGGCCGCCGTCGGTTTCCTGGCCATCGGCTTCCTGCTGCGGTGGGTGACGACGCATAACTTTAACCTCTTTGTCTGGTACCGTTTCGGTCTCGGCACGCTCGTCATCGCCATGGCTTTAGTGCGGGGGTAAGAAAACAAGGAGGGGTGGCCGTCTTTGCGTCGGCCGCCCCTTTATGCTTTAACGGATGTTACTAATGTATGGTGCGCTTGGTGACCCCGAGGTGGTTGAAAGGGATGTCATCCTCGGTCCGGGATTGCTCAACGAGGTCCTCGATACGGAGGGTGTGACTGGCCACGGCATCGGTGATGAAGATCGGGGCCAGGTTGCGCACAGCCAGGGCCACCGCGTCGCTTGGGCGGGCGTCGAGCACGACGGAAACGTTGGTCCCCGTGAGATGTACCTCGGCGATAAAGGTTTCATCCCGGACGTCGCTGATCACGGCACGCGTAATTTGCACGCCGAGCCTCTCGCAGCAAGCCTGCAGGAGGTCGTGGGTCAGGGGCCTTTCGGCCTTGTACCCCTCGAGAGCCATGGCGATGGCGTGCGCCTCAAAGGGACCGATCCAGATCGGCAGGATCTTGGCCTCCGGCTCATCGGCCAGCAGGAGCACCGGGTTCATTGAGGGGTCGAAGGCGATTTCCTTTACGTGAACTGGTATCATCTCCATCCGCCTCCTTAACACGCCAGTACCGGAGCGGCCTCTTCGTGGGTCAGCTGGTTGGAAACATTATACCAGGGCAACCGGGTAACGACAACGGGAAAGGAGTTTGCTAATTTCTGGCGAAGTGGAGAAGACGGAAG
The DNA window shown above is from Thermoanaerobacterales bacterium and carries:
- a CDS encoding bifunctional nuclease family protein; this encodes MIPVHVKEIAFDPSMNPVLLLADEPEAKILPIWIGPFEAHAIAMALEGYKAERPLTHDLLQACCERLGVQITRAVISDVRDETFIAEVHLTGTNVSVVLDARPSDAVALAVRNLAPIFITDAVASHTLRIEDLVEQSRTEDDIPFNHLGVTKRTIH
- a CDS encoding YeeE/YedE thiosulfate transporter family protein; translation: MESVLAVVFGIGFGYILQRVGALDYHNILNALRLRDLTIPKFMLLSVAITAVGVFTLRAGGLVALDLITANPVGNVLGGLIFGVGFALAGYCPGTSIGAMAEGKRDARWVVAGGLVGVLAYALLQKWITPWLAGFALGKISLVDYLPVNPLVAVVGYSLALALAVYVMDAWERARVTPGRAAAERDGAGLPGGCLDPSALRSERVLND
- a CDS encoding YeeE/YedE thiosulfate transporter family protein — translated: MPRQWSWVAAGIVLGLWNILIFVSGNHLGTTTAYAQTTGYLTQFFFPSLVPADAWTSGTCGGTTGLQVGWQWLLVLGVFLGALGGRVLHRGGGPVEDIPKMWASRFGHRPGLRYAHAFLGGMLLLFGARIAGGCTSSHIIGGMSEMALSGVFFAAAVFAAGIPTAVALYRRGGAV
- a CDS encoding AarF/UbiB family protein, which gives rise to ADPHPGNLAVLDDGRLVFLDFGIVGHLSRELRENLGRMLLALVRKDAEQVMRAVLRMGIVPEGRSLTPLRRDIERLQQKYYEVPLGQINVAESFEDLLRVAYRHRIALPAEITLVIKTLVTLDGVVKMLDPVVSIVDIARPLGRHLVSERFTAGGIRRTFEEKLPVYADILADMPQQVHHLLEQAGRGGLRVRLENPAADRLAGEISRFGRRLSLGLVAGALILAAPLMGAGRLRLFGVDPAAPCLAAGLALAIFLIFAAFRRR
- a CDS encoding undecaprenyl-diphosphate phosphatase, whose protein sequence is MEIVQAVVLGVVQGLGEFLPISSSAHLVLTPWLLGWNDPGLAFDVALHLGTLVAVVAFFWRDWALLLFEGLHGGRTREGRLFWYLVVATVPGALAGYFLEEQAATVFRAPLLVGSLLIIMGVVLWASDRFAASFRKLHDVRLGTALFIGLCQALAVIPGVSRSGATIMAARLAGLEREPAARFSFLLSTPIILGAALYQLRDISPADLTVPFLAGVGTSAAVGFLAIGFLLRWVTTHNFNLFVWYRFGLGTLVIAMALVRG
- a CDS encoding YlzJ-like family protein — protein: MILYTVLDMGSVMEDQGAGTTTAENAVVGGVPVILRRTGDGSAFIERVMSTDPQDFLRPELSPGTPVVFNQGTAVPPGEAQE
- a CDS encoding rhodanese-like domain-containing protein, whose amino-acid sequence is MTMNNAQKALLAVGLAIVLFLGLATGFHWTGVGAAGGVSVSDAVVQYYERMPDDIYKIPVPDLKAALDAGGKGLYIVDIREHKDFVQGHIPGAHNIPFKEVGRRLNELPRNQRIIVYCYTGQTGGQTVAALTIAGFDARSLNGGMNNGWAAANLPTEAGE